The Catenuloplanes niger genome includes a window with the following:
- a CDS encoding VWA domain-containing protein, with protein sequence MTTPYPFSAVVGLDDLRQALLLTAVSPAIGGVLVRGEKGTAKSTVVRALAALLPSIDVVAGCRFACDPAAPDPSCPDGPHTLAPGAVDSRRAPLVELPVGATEDRVVGTLDLQRALADGTKAYEPGLLAAAHRGALYVDEVNLLPDHLVDLLLDAAAMGRAHVERDGVSVKHAARFLLVGTMNPEEGEPRPQLVDRFGLVVTVVAPREAGARAEVVRRRLAYEADPDGFAVRWTADERDLADRIVAARALLPSVTLPDAELDRIARICIAYAVDGMRADIVVARAAIALAAWDGRTVVTGDDVRAAARLALPHRRRRDPLDPPGADEEKLEEALNEAGADPEPPAGPTDDGDPSDGDPSDGDPDGGPDGGGPSGGPLGGPDGAGAPPSSAPAPATNGSPDAAPPPGDGTERTAARPAPVGAAFRPKAFTVTGRGEGAHAGRRSPAFARRGRVIGARTPIGRRGFAPHLPATVRAAAERGSRTVEAVDLREAVHVGREANLVLFVVDASGSMAARQRMRTVKTAVLSLLRDAYQRRDRIGMITFRGGEASTVLPPTSSHEVGVARLAELRTGGRTPLAAGLRSAATVIAAERRRDPRRRPLLVVVTDGRATSGPDPLTVTPALAGTSAVVVDCESGPVRLGLARRLAGALAADWMPLDQLSASAISVRTV encoded by the coding sequence ATGACCACCCCCTACCCGTTCTCGGCCGTCGTCGGCCTCGACGATCTGCGCCAGGCCCTGCTGCTCACCGCGGTCTCGCCGGCGATCGGCGGCGTGTTGGTCCGTGGCGAGAAGGGCACCGCGAAATCCACCGTGGTCCGCGCGCTGGCCGCGTTGCTGCCGTCGATCGACGTCGTCGCCGGGTGCCGCTTCGCCTGCGACCCGGCCGCGCCGGACCCGTCCTGCCCGGACGGGCCGCACACGCTCGCCCCCGGCGCGGTGGACAGCCGCCGGGCGCCGCTGGTCGAGCTGCCGGTCGGCGCGACCGAGGACCGCGTGGTCGGCACGCTCGACCTCCAGCGCGCCCTGGCCGACGGTACGAAAGCGTACGAACCGGGCCTGCTCGCGGCGGCCCACCGCGGCGCGCTCTACGTCGACGAGGTCAACCTGCTGCCGGACCACCTGGTGGACCTGCTGCTGGACGCGGCCGCGATGGGCCGGGCGCACGTGGAGCGGGACGGCGTCTCGGTCAAGCACGCGGCCCGGTTCCTGCTGGTCGGCACCATGAACCCGGAGGAGGGCGAGCCGCGCCCGCAGCTCGTCGACCGGTTCGGCCTGGTCGTCACCGTGGTGGCGCCGCGCGAGGCCGGGGCGCGGGCCGAGGTGGTGCGGCGACGGCTCGCGTACGAGGCGGACCCGGACGGGTTCGCGGTGCGGTGGACGGCGGACGAGCGGGACCTCGCGGACCGGATCGTCGCGGCCCGCGCCCTGCTGCCGTCCGTGACGCTGCCGGACGCGGAACTGGACCGGATCGCGCGGATCTGCATCGCCTACGCGGTGGACGGCATGCGCGCGGACATCGTGGTGGCGCGCGCGGCGATCGCGCTCGCGGCCTGGGACGGACGGACGGTGGTGACCGGCGACGACGTGCGCGCGGCCGCACGCCTCGCGCTGCCGCACCGGCGCCGGCGCGACCCGCTCGACCCGCCGGGCGCGGACGAGGAGAAGCTGGAAGAGGCACTGAACGAGGCGGGCGCGGACCCGGAACCGCCGGCCGGCCCCACGGACGACGGCGATCCGTCCGACGGTGACCCGTCCGACGGCGACCCGGACGGTGGCCCGGACGGTGGCGGACCGTCCGGTGGCCCGCTCGGTGGGCCGGACGGCGCGGGCGCGCCGCCGTCCTCGGCGCCCGCGCCGGCGACGAACGGTTCGCCGGACGCCGCTCCACCGCCGGGCGACGGCACCGAGCGGACGGCGGCCCGGCCGGCGCCGGTCGGGGCCGCGTTCCGGCCGAAGGCGTTCACGGTGACCGGCCGGGGCGAGGGCGCGCACGCCGGCCGGCGCTCGCCCGCGTTCGCCCGCCGGGGCCGGGTGATCGGAGCCCGCACCCCGATCGGCCGTCGTGGTTTCGCTCCGCACCTCCCGGCCACGGTGCGCGCGGCCGCGGAACGGGGCAGCCGTACCGTCGAGGCCGTCGACCTCCGCGAGGCAGTGCACGTGGGCCGGGAGGCGAACCTGGTGCTGTTCGTGGTGGACGCGTCCGGGTCGATGGCGGCCCGGCAGCGGATGCGGACCGTGAAGACCGCGGTGCTGTCGCTGCTGCGCGACGCGTACCAGCGGCGGGACCGGATCGGCATGATCACCTTCCGGGGTGGCGAGGCCAGCACGGTGCTGCCGCCCACGTCCAGCCACGAGGTCGGCGTGGCCCGGCTCGCGGAACTGCGCACCGGCGGGCGTACGCCGCTCGCGGCCGGCCTGCGCTCCGCCGCCACCGTGATCGCCGCCGAACGCCGTCGGGACCCGCGCCGCCGCCCGCTGCTCGTGGTGGTCACGGACGGCCGCGCGACCAGCGGACCCGACCCGCTGACCGTCACGCCCGCGCTGGCCGGCACCTCGGCCGTGGTCGTCGACTGCGAGTCCGGGCCGGTCCGGCTCGGCCTGGCCCGCCGGCTCGCCGGTGCGCTCGCGGCCGACTGGATGCCGCTCGACCAGCTCTCCGCCTCCGCGATCTCGGTGCGGACGGTCTGA
- the cobO gene encoding cob(I)yrinic acid a,c-diamide adenosyltransferase, with translation MPQGKVEVVPDDGLTTRQRRRQPVLAVHTGPGKGKSTAAFGMALRAWSAGWPIVVFQFVKSPKWKVGEETALRALGEVPGGAPVTWHKMGEGWSWIQRPGTERDHAVEAAQGWAQIKKDLAAEAYRFYVLDEFTYPIKWGWVDVDDVVATLRDRPGSQHVVITGRDAHPALLEAADLVTEMTKVKHPMDAGRKGQQGIEW, from the coding sequence ATGCCACAGGGGAAGGTGGAGGTCGTACCGGACGACGGGCTGACCACGCGGCAGCGCCGCCGGCAGCCGGTCCTGGCCGTGCACACCGGGCCGGGCAAGGGCAAGTCCACGGCCGCGTTCGGCATGGCGCTGCGGGCCTGGTCCGCCGGGTGGCCGATCGTGGTGTTCCAGTTCGTGAAGAGTCCGAAGTGGAAGGTCGGCGAGGAGACCGCGCTGCGCGCGCTCGGCGAGGTGCCCGGCGGCGCGCCGGTCACCTGGCACAAGATGGGGGAGGGCTGGTCCTGGATCCAGCGCCCCGGCACCGAGCGCGACCACGCCGTGGAGGCCGCGCAGGGCTGGGCGCAGATCAAGAAGGACCTGGCCGCGGAGGCGTACCGCTTCTACGTGCTGGACGAGTTCACGTACCCGATCAAGTGGGGCTGGGTCGACGTCGACGACGTCGTGGCCACGCTGCGGGACCGGCCGGGCAGCCAGCACGTGGTGATCACCGGACGGGACGCGCACCCGGCGCTGCTCGAGGCCGCCGACCTGGTCACCGAGATGACGAAGGTCAAGCATCCGATGGACGCGGGCCGCAAGGGACAGCAGGGGATCGAATGGTGA
- a CDS encoding cobyrinate a,c-diamide synthase produces the protein MVSIPRVVVAAPASGHGKTTVATGLLAAFAARGTRVTPFKIGPDYIDPGYHALAAGRPGRNLDAVLVGEDRVAPLFAHGAAGADLAVVEGVMGLYDGRVGEGDFGSTAHVAGLLGAPVILVVDATAQGRSVAAVVHGFRSFSTGVHIGGVILNRVGSDRHESLLRDACEEVGAPVLGVLRRHDAVAAPSRHLGLIPAVERRSEASAAVDALASLIASSVDLDEVYALASSAGPLTVDAWSPSAAVGGSAAGPAGARPVIAVAGGAAFSFGYAETTELLAAAGADVVTVDPLHDEKLPEGTRGLVVGGGFPEVYASQLSANASLRNEVSRLAFTGAPIVAECAGLLWLARTLDGAPMCNVLDVEAAMTPTLTLGYRDAVALADSVITPAGTRVSGHEFHRTMVSPRSGLLLAPRADAAWAWRGAEPEGFVTENVHASYLHLHWAGQPEIASRLVAAATTT, from the coding sequence ATGGTGAGCATCCCGCGGGTGGTCGTGGCCGCGCCCGCGTCCGGTCACGGCAAGACCACGGTCGCGACCGGGCTGCTGGCCGCGTTCGCGGCCCGCGGCACCCGGGTGACGCCGTTCAAGATCGGGCCGGACTACATCGACCCGGGCTACCACGCGCTCGCGGCCGGGCGGCCCGGCCGCAACCTGGACGCGGTGCTGGTCGGCGAGGACCGCGTCGCGCCGCTGTTCGCACACGGCGCGGCCGGCGCGGACCTGGCCGTCGTCGAAGGCGTCATGGGGCTGTACGACGGCCGCGTCGGCGAAGGCGACTTCGGTTCCACCGCGCACGTGGCCGGGCTGCTCGGCGCGCCGGTGATCCTGGTCGTCGACGCGACCGCGCAGGGCCGGTCGGTGGCGGCGGTGGTGCACGGCTTCCGGTCGTTCTCCACCGGCGTGCACATCGGCGGCGTGATCCTGAACCGGGTCGGCTCCGACCGCCACGAGTCGCTGCTGCGCGACGCGTGCGAGGAGGTCGGCGCGCCCGTGCTGGGCGTGCTGCGCCGGCACGACGCGGTGGCGGCTCCGTCCCGGCACCTCGGGCTGATCCCGGCGGTCGAGCGGCGGTCGGAGGCGTCCGCCGCGGTCGACGCGCTGGCGTCGCTGATCGCGTCGTCGGTGGACCTCGACGAGGTGTACGCGCTGGCGTCGTCGGCCGGGCCGCTGACGGTGGACGCCTGGTCGCCGTCCGCGGCGGTGGGCGGCTCCGCGGCCGGTCCCGCAGGCGCGCGGCCGGTGATCGCGGTCGCCGGGGGCGCCGCGTTCAGCTTCGGCTACGCCGAGACCACGGAACTGCTCGCCGCCGCCGGCGCCGACGTGGTCACCGTCGACCCGCTGCACGACGAGAAACTTCCCGAGGGCACCCGCGGCCTGGTCGTCGGCGGCGGATTCCCCGAGGTGTACGCGTCGCAGCTCTCCGCGAACGCGTCGCTGCGCAACGAGGTGTCCCGGCTCGCGTTCACCGGCGCGCCGATCGTCGCCGAGTGCGCCGGCCTGCTCTGGCTGGCCCGCACGCTCGACGGCGCGCCGATGTGCAACGTGCTCGACGTCGAGGCCGCGATGACACCGACGCTGACGCTCGGCTACCGCGACGCGGTCGCGCTCGCGGACAGCGTCATCACGCCGGCCGGCACCCGCGTCTCCGGCCACGAGTTCCACCGCACCATGGTCAGCCCGCGCTCCGGGCTGCTGCTCGCCCCCCGGGCGGACGCGGCCTGGGCCTGGCGCGGCGCCGAGCCCGAGGGTTTCGTCACGGAGAACGTGCACGCCTCCTACCTGCACCTGCACTGGGCCGGCCAGCCGGAGATCGCCTCCCGCCTGGTCGCCGCCGCCACCACGACGTGA
- a CDS encoding cobalamin biosynthesis protein, with protein sequence MGVGARPRATAEDLGALIDAVLADHAIAPDTVLALATLDRRAGHPAVRTVAAAHGWPVLGYPADDLAAVTAAGATVPAVSARVQAAVGTPSVAEAAALRAAGADLPDVAGASVPGVAQDGTSSVAGVSVPSAAYDGTPSVAGASAPRAPQDGTPGIAGTAAPHAPGAGTPGAAGTVAPHAAGPGAPGVAGAGAVCAVGVPDLVVAKRTVPTASVAVAVRACGPGEEREQ encoded by the coding sequence GTGGGAGTCGGCGCACGGCCGCGGGCCACCGCGGAGGATCTCGGCGCGCTGATCGACGCGGTTCTCGCGGACCACGCGATCGCACCGGACACGGTCCTCGCGCTCGCGACGCTGGACCGCCGTGCCGGCCATCCCGCCGTGCGGACGGTCGCGGCGGCCCACGGCTGGCCGGTGCTCGGCTATCCGGCCGATGACCTGGCCGCCGTCACCGCGGCCGGCGCGACGGTTCCGGCGGTTTCGGCACGGGTCCAGGCCGCGGTCGGCACGCCCAGCGTCGCCGAGGCCGCCGCGCTGCGCGCCGCCGGCGCCGACCTGCCCGATGTCGCGGGTGCATCCGTGCCGGGTGTCGCCCAGGACGGGACGTCGAGCGTCGCCGGTGTGTCCGTGCCGAGTGCCGCTTACGACGGGACGCCGAGCGTCGCCGGTGCGTCCGCGCCGCGTGCCCCCCAGGACGGGACGCCGGGTATCGCCGGGACCGCCGCGCCCCACGCGCCCGGCGCCGGAACGCCCGGTGCCGCCGGCACCGTCGCGCCGCATGCCGCCGGTCCCGGCGCGCCGGGGGTCGCCGGGGCCGGGGCGGTGTGTGCCGTCGGCGTACCGGATCTGGTCGTGGCCAAACGCACCGTGCCCACCGCCTCCGTCGCGGTCGCCGTCCGAGCCTGCGGGCCGGGAGAGGAACGAGAACAGTGA
- a CDS encoding SMI1/KNR4 family protein produces the protein MIDPRALADAGLAVFENRLILDARPPVTDDELAEVAARCGGPVPAGLAALWRTSFGGGLDYDLTVPLGGADRALSLRELFHPGSDDYHDLWGWIEEDGPPGYLPFGGFEYLDRVYAHLPTGEVFAWQQGLPPGWELAGGDRAGAVAADVPALFAQLALEQDPWETDDPDHGIDLRDVVDGLPAALRDPLRALARSAVLDWRAALDAGTIAGSPRLRRLALDRGAADVTVLSRLAAQGCDLGEPARGGMTALDVALARSAYDAARWLLERDVPVTHALRFGAAGIDADLAAELLRRGARVDEHALSAVVDNPDPDVIALLTRSSGPPSEHLADHVRMLAAQAEIAADRGEPGARRRAEVLRALAGRA, from the coding sequence ATGATCGACCCGCGCGCGCTCGCCGACGCCGGGCTGGCGGTCTTCGAGAACCGGCTGATCCTGGACGCGCGGCCACCGGTCACCGACGACGAGCTGGCCGAGGTGGCGGCACGCTGCGGCGGTCCGGTCCCGGCCGGGCTGGCCGCACTGTGGCGGACGTCGTTCGGCGGCGGCCTCGACTACGACCTGACCGTGCCGCTCGGCGGCGCCGACCGGGCGCTGTCCCTGCGGGAGCTGTTCCATCCGGGCAGCGACGACTATCACGACCTGTGGGGCTGGATCGAGGAGGACGGCCCGCCCGGTTACCTGCCGTTCGGCGGATTCGAATACCTGGACCGGGTGTACGCGCACCTGCCCACCGGCGAGGTCTTCGCCTGGCAGCAGGGCCTGCCACCGGGGTGGGAGCTGGCCGGCGGCGACCGCGCGGGTGCGGTCGCGGCGGACGTACCGGCGCTGTTCGCGCAGCTGGCGCTGGAGCAGGATCCATGGGAGACGGACGATCCGGACCACGGCATCGACCTCCGCGACGTGGTCGACGGGCTGCCGGCGGCGCTGCGCGACCCGCTCCGCGCGCTCGCCCGGTCCGCGGTGCTGGACTGGCGGGCCGCGCTCGACGCGGGGACGATCGCGGGCTCGCCCCGGTTGCGGCGGCTCGCGCTGGACCGGGGCGCGGCGGACGTCACCGTGCTGTCCCGCCTCGCGGCACAGGGCTGCGACCTCGGTGAGCCGGCCCGCGGCGGGATGACCGCGCTGGACGTCGCGCTGGCCCGCTCCGCGTACGACGCCGCGCGCTGGCTGCTGGAGCGGGACGTGCCGGTGACGCACGCGCTGCGGTTCGGTGCCGCCGGCATCGACGCGGACCTCGCCGCGGAGCTGCTGCGGCGCGGCGCCCGGGTGGACGAGCACGCGCTGTCCGCCGTCGTCGACAACCCCGACCCGGACGTCATCGCGCTGCTCACCCGGTCGTCCGGGCCGCCGTCCGAGCATCTCGCGGACCACGTCCGGATGCTCGCGGCACAGGCCGAGATCGCGGCGGACCGCGGCGAGCCGGGCGCGCGGCGCCGGGCCGAGGTGCTGCGCGCGCTGGCCGGCCGGGCATAG
- a CDS encoding carboxymuconolactone decarboxylase family protein encodes MHFPAHTTAAAPESARRGLHAIEKHFGYVPDAAARMATSPQLLEGFQRLDALFGSTSLPPLARETVIMTVAVRNGCHVCVALHARRLHALGADADLVDALRAGTPIHDPHLAAVRAFALAVIAHSGDVPADDRDAFEAAGWDARVALEVVLGIATYTLSTFANRLTGATVDPELAARA; translated from the coding sequence GTGCACTTCCCCGCACACACCACCGCCGCCGCACCCGAGAGCGCCCGGCGCGGCCTGCACGCGATCGAGAAACACTTCGGGTACGTGCCGGACGCGGCCGCCCGGATGGCCACGTCGCCGCAGCTCCTGGAGGGTTTCCAGCGGCTCGACGCACTCTTCGGGTCGACGTCGCTGCCGCCGCTCGCCCGGGAGACCGTGATCATGACGGTCGCGGTCCGCAACGGCTGCCACGTCTGCGTCGCGTTGCACGCACGGCGGCTGCACGCGCTCGGCGCCGACGCGGACCTGGTCGACGCGCTGCGGGCCGGAACCCCGATCCACGATCCACACCTCGCGGCGGTACGGGCGTTCGCGCTGGCCGTGATCGCGCACTCCGGCGACGTACCGGCGGATGATCGTGATGCTTTCGAAGCGGCCGGGTGGGATGCGCGGGTCGCGCTGGAGGTGGTGCTCGGGATCGCCACCTACACGCTGTCGACGTTCGCGAACAGGTTGACCGGCGCCACCGTCGATCCGGAACTGGCCGCCCGTGCGTAA
- a CDS encoding MarR family winged helix-turn-helix transcriptional regulator codes for MVDEKVNRVDEPVNGWELALLLFGGFRTLVDALHAELAAQGHPHARPVHGFAMQAIGRRGATGTELGRRLGVSKQAAGKTVDRLIALGYAERADDPHDARRKIVRLTPHGLDCLARSARIFDTLRASWAARLGPDRVADLESALRTVVPSDALRVDAPGWLGA; via the coding sequence GTGGTTGACGAAAAAGTAAACCGGGTTGACGAACCTGTCAACGGCTGGGAGCTGGCGCTGCTGCTCTTCGGCGGCTTCCGCACGCTCGTCGACGCGCTGCACGCGGAGCTGGCCGCGCAGGGGCACCCGCACGCGCGCCCGGTGCACGGCTTCGCCATGCAGGCGATCGGCCGGCGCGGCGCCACCGGCACCGAGCTCGGCCGCCGCCTGGGCGTCTCCAAGCAGGCCGCCGGCAAGACCGTCGACCGCCTGATCGCCCTCGGGTACGCGGAACGCGCCGACGACCCGCACGACGCCCGCCGCAAGATCGTCCGGCTGACCCCGCACGGCCTGGACTGCCTGGCCCGGTCCGCCCGCATCTTCGACACGCTGCGCGCCTCCTGGGCCGCGCGGCTCGGCCCGGACCGCGTCGCTGACCTCGAGTCCGCGCTGCGCACGGTCGTCCCGTCCGACGCGCTCCGCGTCGACGCACCCGGCTGGCTCGGCGCATGA
- the mptB gene encoding polyprenol phosphomannose-dependent alpha 1,6 mannosyltransferase MptB: MRVLGFVSALALAGGAWFAGALPAGHRTGPAGPYTAGLVVCLLGLAGLIAAWLLIARRPPSRGLLLTGVLWQLPVLFAPPLGSRDVYSYACQGWVFAESLDPYAVSPRAAECPWLPGVATLWQDATTPYGPFALLLSGAAAASGSWLVALTVLRLLAVAGLALTALGVHRLARSFGLDPRRAVWLALPAPLIAVHATSGAHHDALLAGLVVAALALGLRAGRAPLPAGTASYAPGITAPGTAGSSGALGSSEAAGSAGAIGPSETAGSSGAAGSPEAAGSAAAAVFTSAAGPSGAAGSAGAATSVGAAGATAHAGAVGLRPAGPVAVAVVAGVALGLAAAIKITALAALPFVLILAARTALRRTVAVVAGLVGSFALVSLVSGLGLGWLAALTESTGPKQWTSIPTGVGMAAGYLLRPLGLEAHEDTALAVARLAGLVALAVIATSCLWTAWRRRADPRAVVLRAGYVLLALVLLGPVAYPWYFLTPVPVLAAALVTDRHLRRLALGAALAALLVLPDGLGIPSQTKAPGAIADLVLVIAAAVVAIRRRASGTRHG; the protein is encoded by the coding sequence GTGCGGGTGCTCGGCTTCGTCTCCGCGCTGGCGCTGGCCGGCGGGGCCTGGTTCGCCGGTGCGCTGCCGGCCGGTCACCGCACCGGACCGGCCGGCCCGTACACCGCGGGTCTCGTCGTCTGCCTGCTCGGCCTGGCCGGGCTGATCGCCGCCTGGCTGCTGATCGCCCGCCGCCCACCGTCCCGCGGTCTGCTGCTCACCGGCGTGCTGTGGCAGCTGCCGGTGCTGTTCGCGCCGCCGCTCGGCTCCCGGGACGTCTACTCCTACGCCTGCCAGGGCTGGGTGTTCGCCGAGTCCCTGGACCCCTACGCGGTCTCGCCACGCGCCGCCGAATGCCCGTGGCTGCCCGGCGTGGCCACACTCTGGCAGGACGCGACGACACCGTACGGCCCGTTCGCGCTGCTGCTCTCCGGCGCTGCGGCGGCCTCCGGATCCTGGCTCGTCGCGCTGACCGTGCTGCGGCTGCTCGCGGTGGCCGGGCTGGCGCTGACCGCCCTCGGCGTGCACCGGCTCGCCCGGTCGTTCGGCCTCGACCCGCGCCGCGCCGTCTGGCTGGCGCTGCCCGCACCGCTGATCGCGGTGCACGCGACCAGCGGCGCCCACCACGACGCGCTGCTGGCCGGTCTGGTGGTGGCCGCGCTGGCCCTCGGACTGCGCGCGGGCCGCGCGCCGCTCCCCGCCGGCACCGCGTCCTACGCCCCGGGCATCACCGCCCCGGGCACCGCCGGTTCCTCCGGCGCCCTCGGTTCCTCTGAGGCCGCCGGTTCCGCTGGCGCCATCGGTCCCTCTGAGACCGCCGGTTCCTCCGGTGCCGCCGGTTCCCCTGAGGCCGCCGGTTCCGCGGCTGCCGCCGTTTTTACGAGTGCTGCTGGTCCGTCTGGCGCCGCGGGTTCCGCCGGTGCTGCCACCTCCGTGGGCGCCGCAGGTGCCACCGCTCATGCCGGTGCCGTTGGGCTCCGGCCGGCCGGGCCCGTCGCCGTCGCGGTCGTCGCCGGTGTGGCGCTCGGTCTCGCCGCCGCCATCAAGATCACCGCGTTGGCCGCGCTGCCGTTCGTGCTGATCCTCGCCGCCCGCACGGCGCTCCGCCGTACCGTCGCGGTCGTCGCCGGCCTGGTCGGCTCCTTCGCCCTGGTCAGTCTCGTCTCCGGGCTCGGGCTGGGCTGGCTCGCCGCGCTCACCGAGTCGACCGGGCCGAAGCAGTGGACCTCGATCCCGACCGGCGTCGGGATGGCCGCCGGCTACCTGCTGCGCCCCCTCGGCCTCGAGGCCCACGAGGACACCGCGCTCGCGGTCGCCCGCCTCGCGGGTCTCGTCGCGCTCGCGGTGATCGCGACGAGCTGTCTGTGGACCGCCTGGCGGCGCCGCGCCGATCCGCGTGCGGTCGTCCTGCGCGCCGGATACGTGCTGCTCGCGCTGGTCCTGCTCGGCCCGGTCGCCTACCCCTGGTATTTCCTGACCCCGGTCCCGGTGCTCGCCGCCGCGCTGGTCACCGACCGGCACCTGCGCCGGCTCGCGCTCGGTGCCGCCCTCGCCGCGCTGCTGGTCCTCCCGGACGGCCTCGGCATCCCGTCCCAGACCAAGGCCCCGGGGGCGATCGCGGACCTGGTGCTGGTCATCGCGGCCGCGGTCGTCGCGATCCGCCGCCGTGCGTCCGGGACGCGGCACGGCTGA
- a CDS encoding VOC family protein: protein MAIARNPSIALDCPDPAALARFYGTMLDWKIDDSDPDWAEIRADYGACINFQRVDNFAPPVWPGQEKPQQMHFDVIVDDLDTAEAAVIELGAVKHEHQPGTTFRVFLDPAGHPFCLCVN, encoded by the coding sequence ATGGCTATCGCACGCAACCCCAGCATCGCGCTCGACTGTCCGGACCCGGCCGCGCTCGCCCGGTTCTACGGCACGATGCTGGACTGGAAGATCGACGACTCCGATCCGGACTGGGCCGAGATCCGCGCGGACTACGGCGCCTGCATCAACTTCCAGCGGGTGGACAACTTCGCGCCGCCGGTCTGGCCCGGTCAGGAGAAGCCGCAGCAGATGCACTTCGACGTGATCGTGGACGACCTCGACACGGCCGAGGCCGCCGTGATCGAGCTGGGCGCGGTGAAGCACGAGCACCAGCCCGGCACCACGTTCCGGGTGTTCCTCGACCCGGCCGGGCACCCGTTCTGCCTCTGCGTGAATTAG
- a CDS encoding NAD-dependent epimerase/dehydratase family protein — MRILVTGATGNVGTAVLRRLSAEPDIEIIGVARRVPPLGAGAPYDGVRWHAADLGDPAVVEPLAGWLAGVDAVIHLAWQIQPSHDREQLRRTNVGGTRHVLDAVRRAGVPVLAHASSVGVYGEGPKDHAVDESHPATGIPTSSYSQDKVAAEALLRAADGPRVVLLRPGLIFQHDAGSGIARLFLGPLLPVSLLRFRRVPLIPDHPRLRVQAVHADDVADAYLRAIRADVSGAFNIVADPVLEPAGLAHHFHGRTVPVPLAVLRGLAAATWRARLQPTDAGWLDLAVGVPLLDAGRAATELGWAPRHDAWAALDELVQGMSHHAGTNSAALRSSSIIDLLPGHRNPA; from the coding sequence ATGCGGATTCTTGTCACCGGCGCGACCGGGAACGTGGGTACGGCGGTGCTGCGGCGGCTGAGCGCGGAGCCGGACATCGAGATCATCGGGGTGGCGCGGCGGGTGCCGCCGCTCGGCGCGGGCGCGCCCTACGACGGGGTGCGCTGGCACGCGGCCGACCTCGGCGATCCGGCCGTGGTGGAACCGCTGGCCGGATGGCTGGCCGGGGTGGACGCGGTGATCCACCTGGCGTGGCAGATCCAGCCGAGCCACGACCGCGAGCAGCTGCGGCGGACCAACGTCGGCGGGACCCGGCACGTGCTGGACGCGGTGCGCCGCGCGGGCGTGCCGGTGCTCGCGCACGCGTCGTCGGTCGGCGTCTACGGCGAGGGGCCGAAGGACCACGCGGTGGACGAGTCGCATCCGGCGACCGGCATCCCGACGTCGAGCTACAGCCAGGACAAGGTGGCGGCGGAGGCGCTGCTGCGGGCGGCGGACGGGCCGCGGGTGGTGCTGCTGCGACCCGGACTGATCTTCCAGCACGACGCGGGTTCCGGGATCGCACGGCTGTTCCTCGGGCCGCTGCTGCCGGTGTCGCTGCTGCGGTTCCGGCGCGTGCCGCTGATCCCGGACCACCCACGGCTGCGCGTGCAGGCGGTGCACGCGGACGACGTCGCGGACGCGTACCTGCGGGCGATCCGGGCGGACGTGTCCGGCGCGTTCAACATCGTGGCCGATCCGGTGCTGGAACCGGCCGGGCTGGCCCATCACTTCCACGGGCGTACCGTGCCGGTGCCGTTGGCGGTGTTGCGCGGGCTGGCCGCGGCCACCTGGCGGGCGCGGCTGCAGCCGACCGACGCGGGCTGGCTGGACCTGGCCGTGGGCGTGCCGCTGCTGGACGCCGGGCGGGCCGCGACGGAGCTGGGCTGGGCGCCGCGCCACGACGCCTGGGCCGCGCTCGACGAGCTGGTCCAGGGCATGTCACACCACGCGGGTACGAACAGTGCCGCGCTGCGGTCGAGCTCGATCATCGACCTGCTGCCCGGTCACCGGAACCCGGCCTGA